The proteins below are encoded in one region of Balaenoptera ricei isolate mBalRic1 chromosome 6, mBalRic1.hap2, whole genome shotgun sequence:
- the SFTPC gene encoding pulmonary surfactant-associated protein C isoform X3: MDVGSKEVLMESPPVLEMSIAGPEAQQRLALSERVGTTATFSVGSTGIVAYDYQRLLIAYKPAPGTCCYVMKMAPQSIPSLEALTRKFQNFQVGVCSFQAESSVPTSKLGQEEGRDAGLASSGDLAFLGSTVSTLCGEVPLYYI; this comes from the exons ATGGATGTGGGCAGCAAAGAGGTCTTGATGGAGAGCCCGCCG GTCCTAGAGATGAGCATCGCGGGGCCGGAAGCCCAGCAACGCCTGGCCCTGAGTGAGCGTGTGGGAACCACTGCCACCTTCTCCGTTGGCTCCACTGGCATCGTGGCATATGACTACCAGAGG CTCCTGATTGCCTACAAGCCAGCCCCGGGAACCTGCTGCTATGTCATGAAGATGGCTCCGCAGAGCATCCCGAGTCTTGAGGCTCTCACTAGAAAATTCCAGAACTTCCAGGTGGGTGT GTGCTCTTTCCAGGCCGAGTCCTCAGTACCTACCTCTAAGCTGGGCCAGGAGGAGGGCCGTGATGCCGGCTTGGCATCCTCCGGGGACCTGGCCTTCCTGGGCAGCACCGTGAGCACCCTGTGTGGCGAGGTGCCCCTCTACTACATCTAG
- the LGI3 gene encoding leucine-rich repeat LGI family member 3 yields the protein MAGLRARLGSGLGLLALSTLGLCLMLQVGAKRPPKTPPCPPSCSCTRDTAFCVDSKAVPRNLPSEVISLTLVNAAFSEIQDGAFSHLPLLQFLLLNSNKFTLIGDNAFTGLSHLQYLFIENNDIWALSKFTFRGLKSLTHLSLANNNLQTLPRDIFRPLDILSDLDLRGNSLNCDCKVKWLVEWLAHTNTTVAPIYCASPPRFQEHKVQDLPLREFDCITTDFVLYQTLSFPAVSAEPFLYSSDLYLALAQPGASACTILKWDYVERQLRDYDRIPAPSAVHCKPMVVDSQLYVVVAQLFGGSYIYHWDPNTTRFTKLQDIDPQRVRKPNDLEAFRIDGDWYFAVADSSKAGATSLYRWHQNGFYSHQALHAWHRDTDLEFVDGEGKPRLIVSSSSQAPVIYQWSRTQKQFVAQGEVTQVPDAQAVKHFRAGRDSYLCLSRYIGDSKILRWEGTRFSEVQALPSRGSLALQPFLVGGRRYLALGSDFSFTQIYQWDEGRQKFVRFQELAVQAPRAFCYMPAGDAQLLLAPSFKGQTLVYRHVVVDLSA from the exons ATGGCGGGGCTGCGGGCCAGGCTGGGCTCGGGGCTCGGGCTGCTGGCGCTGTCCACGCTGGGCCTCTGCCTAATGCTGCAAGTCGGCGCCAAGAGGCCCCCCAAGACGCCCCCGTGCCCGCCCAGCTGCTCCTGCACCAGGGACACCGCCTTCTGCGTGGACTCTAAGGCAGTGCCCAGGAACCTGCCCTCCGAGGTCATCTCTCT GACGCTGGTGAATGCTGCCTTTTCGGAGATCCAGGATGGAGCATTTTCCCACCTGCCACTGCTGCAGTTCCT GTTACTCAATTCCAACAAGTTTACACTGATTGGAGACAATGCCTTCACAGGACTGTCTCACCTGCAGTACCT CTTCATTGAGAACAATGACATCTGGGCACTTTCCAAGTTTACCTTCAGAGGACTCAAGTCTTTGACACACCT CTCACTGGCCAACAATAACCTGCAGACATTGCCTAGAGACATCTTTCGGCCCCTGGACATTCTGAGTGACTT GGACCTGCGGGGCAACTCGCTCAACTGTGACTGCAAGGTGAAATGGCTGGTGGAGTGGCTGGCACACACCAACACCACGGTGGCGCCCATCTACTGCGCCAGCCCGCCCCGCTTCCAAGAGCACAAGGTGCAGGATCTGCCACTGCGGGAGTTCGACTGCATCACCACAG ATTTCGTGCTGTACCAGACCCTGTCCTTCCCAGCGGTGTCGGCCGAGCCCTTCCTTTACTCCAGTGACCTCTATTTGGCTTTGGCCCAGCCAGGAGCCAGCGCTTGCACCATCCTCAAGTGGGACTATGTTGAAAGGCAGCTTCGAGACTATGATAGAATCCCAG CCCCCTCTGCAGTGCACTGCAAGCCGATGGTGGTGGACAGCCAGCTGTATGTGGTGGTGGCCCAGTTGTTTGGTGGCTCTTACATTTACCACTGGGACCCCAACACCACGCGCTTCACCAAGCTGCAGGACATCGACCCTCAGCGCGTGCGCAAGCCCAATGACCTCGAGGCCTTCCGCATCGATGGCGACTGGTACTTTGCCGTGGCTGACAGCTCCAAGGCGGGGGCCACCAGCCTCTACCGCTGGCACCAGAACGGCTTCTACTCCCACCAGGCCCTGCATGCCTGGCACCGTGACACTGACCTGGAATTTGTAGACGGCGAGGGCAAGCCACGCCTGATCGTGTCCAGCAGCTCCCAGGCCCCCGTCATCTATCAGTGGAGTCGCACCCAGAAGCAGTTTGTGGCCCAGGGCGAGGTGACCCAGGTGCCTGATGCCCAGGCTGTGAAACACTTCCGCGCAGGTCGCGACAGCTACCTGTGCCTCAGCCGCTACATCGGCGACTCCAAGATCCTGCGCTGGGAGGGCACCCGCTTCTCCGAGGTGCAGGCGCTGCCCTCCAGGGGCTCGCTGGCCCTGCAGCCCTTCCTGGTGGGTGGCCGCCGCTACCTGGCGCTGGGCAGCGACTTCTCCTTCACACAGATCTACCAGTGGGATGAGGGGCGGCAGAAGTTTGTGCGGTTCCAGGAGCTGGCGGTGCAGGCCCCTCGGGCCTTCTGCTACATGCCTGCTGGGGACGCCCAGCTGCTCCTGGCCCCCAGCTTCAAGGGACAGACACTTGTGTACCGACACGTGGTGGTGGATCTCAGTGCCTAG
- the SFTPC gene encoding pulmonary surfactant-associated protein C isoform X1, which translates to MDVGSKEVLMESPPDYSAVPGGRFQIPCCPVNIKRLLIVVVVVVLVVVVIVGALLMGLHMSQKHTEMVLEMSIAGPEAQQRLALSERVGTTATFSVGSTGIVAYDYQRLLIAYKPAPGTCCYVMKMAPQSIPSLEALTRKFQNFQVGVCSFQAESSVPTSKLGQEEGRDAGLASSGDLAFLGSTVSTLCGEVPLYYI; encoded by the exons ATGGATGTGGGCAGCAAAGAGGTCTTGATGGAGAGCCCGCCG GACTACTCAGCAGTCCCTGGGGGCCGGTTCCAAATCCCCTGCTGTCCTGTGAACATCAAACGCCTTCTCATCGTGGTCGTGGTGGTGGTCCTTGTTGTCGTGGTGATTGTAGGGGCCCTGCTCATGGGTCTTCACATGAGCCAGAAACATACTGAGATG GTCCTAGAGATGAGCATCGCGGGGCCGGAAGCCCAGCAACGCCTGGCCCTGAGTGAGCGTGTGGGAACCACTGCCACCTTCTCCGTTGGCTCCACTGGCATCGTGGCATATGACTACCAGAGG CTCCTGATTGCCTACAAGCCAGCCCCGGGAACCTGCTGCTATGTCATGAAGATGGCTCCGCAGAGCATCCCGAGTCTTGAGGCTCTCACTAGAAAATTCCAGAACTTCCAGGTGGGTGT GTGCTCTTTCCAGGCCGAGTCCTCAGTACCTACCTCTAAGCTGGGCCAGGAGGAGGGCCGTGATGCCGGCTTGGCATCCTCCGGGGACCTGGCCTTCCTGGGCAGCACCGTGAGCACCCTGTGTGGCGAGGTGCCCCTCTACTACATCTAG
- the SFTPC gene encoding pulmonary surfactant-associated protein C isoform X2, translated as MDVGSKEVLMESPPDYSAVPGGRFQIPCCPVNIKRLLIVVVVVVLVVVVIVGALLMGLHMSQKHTEMVLEMSIAGPEAQQRLALSERVGTTATFSVGSTGIVAYDYQRLLIAYKPAPGTCCYVMKMAPQSIPSLEALTRKFQNFQAESSVPTSKLGQEEGRDAGLASSGDLAFLGSTVSTLCGEVPLYYI; from the exons ATGGATGTGGGCAGCAAAGAGGTCTTGATGGAGAGCCCGCCG GACTACTCAGCAGTCCCTGGGGGCCGGTTCCAAATCCCCTGCTGTCCTGTGAACATCAAACGCCTTCTCATCGTGGTCGTGGTGGTGGTCCTTGTTGTCGTGGTGATTGTAGGGGCCCTGCTCATGGGTCTTCACATGAGCCAGAAACATACTGAGATG GTCCTAGAGATGAGCATCGCGGGGCCGGAAGCCCAGCAACGCCTGGCCCTGAGTGAGCGTGTGGGAACCACTGCCACCTTCTCCGTTGGCTCCACTGGCATCGTGGCATATGACTACCAGAGG CTCCTGATTGCCTACAAGCCAGCCCCGGGAACCTGCTGCTATGTCATGAAGATGGCTCCGCAGAGCATCCCGAGTCTTGAGGCTCTCACTAGAAAATTCCAGAACTTCCAG GCCGAGTCCTCAGTACCTACCTCTAAGCTGGGCCAGGAGGAGGGCCGTGATGCCGGCTTGGCATCCTCCGGGGACCTGGCCTTCCTGGGCAGCACCGTGAGCACCCTGTGTGGCGAGGTGCCCCTCTACTACATCTAG